The DNA window GGTCGCGGGGCGCGCAGCGCACCGGCGGCCTCGGCGCCGCCACCGCCGAGGTCGCCCGCGCCGCCGTCGTGCTGCTCGGCGAGATGGCCGGTGAGACGCCGCCGCGCGTGCGCGAATGCGAGAGGCAGGCGTGCACGCGGCTGTTCATCGACCGGTCGCGGGGCGGCACCCGGTCCTGGTGCGGCATGGCCGAGTGCGGGAACAGGGTGAAAGCTCGCGAGTACCGCGCCCGCAAAGCCGCCACCAGCACCTGACGGCCGTGACCGGAAACGACCGGTGTCACATCCGCGCGGCCGCTGCCTTGATCGCCTCCCGGATCCGGGGATAGGTGCCGCAGCGGCACACGTTGCGAATCGTGTCCAGGTCCGCCTCGGTGATCTCCCGGCCCTCCGCGGCGACCCGTCGGACCAGCGCCACCGCCGCCATGATCTGGCCGGGCTGGCAGTACCCGCACTGCACCACGTCAGAATCGAGCCATGCCTGCTGCATCGGATGCAGTTCGGCGCCGGCGGTCGCGGCGAGACCCTCGATGGTGACCACCTCGTCGTCCGGCCCCAGCGCCGAGACCGGGATCGCACAGGGCGTCACGGCTTCTCCGTTCAGGTGGCTGGTGCAGGCCCGGCAGACGGTGATGCCGCAGCCGTACTTCGGGCCGGTGATGCCGAGGATGTCGCGCAGCACCCAGAGCAGGCGCACGTCGTCGGCGACGTCCACGGTGACCGTCGTCCCGTTGACCCGGAAGGTGTGCTCAGGCATGGAAACCCCTGACAGAAGGCGACGCCGGGATCGGCGGGACGGTGGGCTTCGGCGTGAACGACAGCGTCCCGTGGTTGATCGGGAACGACGTGGGCATCGTCCCGGCCGCCCGGCCGTAGGCGCAGGCCACCGCCGCCATCGACGCGGCGACGCCCAGCTCACCCGCGCCGCCGGGCTGGTCCGACGTCGGCGGCATGACGATGACCCGCAGGTCGGGCGGGGTGTTCCACTGCCGGGTGTAGAAGTAGTTGTCCCAGCTCGCCTCCAGGAAGTAGCCGTCACGAAGATGCAGGCTGGAGGTCAGGGCGAGCGCGATGCCGTCCATCGCACAGCCCATCATCTGCGCCTCGAGCCCGCGCGGGTTGACCGCGAGCCCGACGTCCACGGCGAAGACCACCTTGGTGACCCGCGGACCGCCGACGCCGTCACGGATCGGCCGGTTCACCGTGGACGGCCGGCAGTCGATCTCCACGAGGCAGGCGCTGACCCCCTTGTACTCGGAGTGGAACGCGATGCCCTGCGCGGTGCCGGCCGGCATGGACCGGCCCCACTCCCCCGCCTCGGCGGCCGCCCGCAGCACGGCCCGGGCACGCTCGTCGCGCAGGAAGTCCCGTCTCATCTCGAACGGGTCCTTCCCCATCCGGGACGCCAGCTGGTCGATCATCAGCTCCCGCGCGCAGGTGGTGTCCGGGGAGTAGACGTTGCGCATGCTGCCGGTGTTGAACCCCTTCCCGGTCTCGGCGAGCAGCCGGGTGTGCACCCCGAACCGGTACGGCGACGTGTGGCTGAACTGGAAGAACGTCTGCGCGAACGCGGCGTCGCCGATCGGCAGTTGCGCGGCCATCGCGGTGAGCAGCTCACCCAGTCCGTGCCCGAGATCGGTGGTCACGCTGGTGTGCCGCTGTTCGAAGCCGAGAACCAGACCACCGGCGTACGCGATCCGGACCCGTGACGTGGCCATCGGATGGGTGCGGCCCTGGCGGGAGTCGTCGGCACGGTGCCACATCAGCTTGACCGGCTTGCCGATCTTCTGGGAGACCTCGGCCGCCTCCAGGGCGGCGTCGAAGAAGAGCTTGCGCCCGAACGAGCCACCACCCTCGGTGACGTGCACGGTCACCTTGCCGAGGGGCAGCCCGAGCTTGGCCGCGATGGTCTGCTGGGCCACGATCGGCGACTTCAGCGCGGACCAGATCTCGGCCCGGCCGGGCCGTACGTCGGCGACGGCGCAGTTCGTCTCCAGCGCGCTGTTGCTGCGGAAGTAGAAAGTGAACCTGCCCTCCACGACCGGGGTGAGCGGCCGCGGACCGAGCGGCAGTTCCGCGGCCGCCAGCTTCGCCAGCACACTCTGGTCGGACTGGCCCTCCACGGTGCCGGCCCGCCACGTGACCCGCAGGGCACGTACCGCGTCGATGCACTGACCGAACGTGTCGGCGCGGACCGCCACCCCGGTGGAGATCGTCACCACGTCGGTG is part of the Actinoplanes missouriensis 431 genome and encodes:
- a CDS encoding (2Fe-2S)-binding protein, which encodes MPEHTFRVNGTTVTVDVADDVRLLWVLRDILGITGPKYGCGITVCRACTSHLNGEAVTPCAIPVSALGPDDEVVTIEGLAATAGAELHPMQQAWLDSDVVQCGYCQPGQIMAAVALVRRVAAEGREITEADLDTIRNVCRCGTYPRIREAIKAAAARM
- a CDS encoding molybdopterin cofactor-binding domain-containing protein; translated protein: MKRRSFLGFVLAGPVLVTAAPTRADADVTEILDLNDIMTAAALPTSGLISVEVNPDGTVSFALPRAEVGQGITTSTAMLIAEELSVPVHRVRVTLADARPELIFNQLTGASNTTIATYTPIRVAAAVARQRLLAAAASLWNAPVAALRLDAGAITDDEGHRVDIGALAVKAASPRTLSVPVELAPRESFTVIGRPQNRIDARDAVTGRKKFAMDLDVPGAKPTMVCRPPTINGKPGPVANLAEVLAMPGVTDVVTISTGVAVRADTFGQCIDAVRALRVTWRAGTVEGQSDQSVLAKLAAAELPLGPRPLTPVVEGRFTFYFRSNSALETNCAVADVRPGRAEIWSALKSPIVAQQTIAAKLGLPLGKVTVHVTEGGGSFGRKLFFDAALEAAEVSQKIGKPVKLMWHRADDSRQGRTHPMATSRVRIAYAGGLVLGFEQRHTSVTTDLGHGLGELLTAMAAQLPIGDAAFAQTFFQFSHTSPYRFGVHTRLLAETGKGFNTGSMRNVYSPDTTCARELMIDQLASRMGKDPFEMRRDFLRDERARAVLRAAAEAGEWGRSMPAGTAQGIAFHSEYKGVSACLVEIDCRPSTVNRPIRDGVGGPRVTKVVFAVDVGLAVNPRGLEAQMMGCAMDGIALALTSSLHLRDGYFLEASWDNYFYTRQWNTPPDLRVIVMPPTSDQPGGAGELGVAASMAAVACAYGRAAGTMPTSFPINHGTLSFTPKPTVPPIPASPSVRGFHA